ATCGAGAAGATTATTGAACTAAAGGAAAAGTTCGGAAAACATGCACCAAATGAAATGATTCGTGAAGAATTAATTAAAGCAAATTTAATGAGCGAAGAACAAACAAAAATTATTAACAAGGATTTAGAGGAAGAAGATATAAACGAAAACTCCTTTAAAGAAGCATTTTTATTACTTGCTAAAAAAATAGAAGAAATGGATAAAAAAATGGAAAAGAAAGAACAACTAACGCTTCCATCTGAAAATTTGGCAGAAAAAAAAGATGTTATAGAAATAAAAGAACAGATGAATAAACTTGAACAAGACAATCAGCGTTTAAAAGAAGTGAATGATCAATTACTTAAAAAACTAGATTCTATCCATTCAGCTATGACCGAAATTCAAAAAGAACAAGGAAAAAGCATATGGAAAAGAATGTTCACAAAATAATAAAACAGCTTCTAATTACTGGTCAGTAATTAGAAGCTGTTTTATTATTTTTGTAGCAGTTGTCAGAGAAAGTTCTCTTAATACCTTCAACAATAAATTCATTTGAATATAGATAGGATTTGCACCTCATAAAAGGTGCAAAACTAAATCTTTTGAGATATATTACTAATTCTTATTGAATTATGAGATTAATTAACGCTATAATAAAACTAACAAAAATGACCGGAATAGAAAAAAGACTTCAACTGTTTAAGACGTGTTGGTAGCACTCTTAAACCGTTCCCCCTAGTTACAGTAGGGAAAACACTTGTCGAAGTCTCTTGTTAATAGAGTTAGTTTTTCTATAAAATAAAACTTATGGTTTTATTTTATATGAAATAGCTGTCTATTTCAAGGGCTTAGTTCATCAAAATCACGACATTGTTTTCCTTTTTCCAGGGAAACAGTGTCTTTTTTTGTTCCTTAAAGGAGATAATGAACAAATGACAAAAATATTGACCTGCTATTTAAAAGATGTAGACACCTTCAACGGACGGTTTAAGTGGT
This DNA window, taken from Priestia megaterium NBRC 15308 = ATCC 14581, encodes the following:
- a CDS encoding MerR family transcriptional regulator translates to MSEETMVISEVARKFNIENHQLRDWCEVGLVRHKRIGRIRYIFTDEDKKIEKIIELKEKFGKHAPNEMIREELIKANLMSEEQTKIINKDLEEEDINENSFKEAFLLLAKKIEEMDKKMEKKEQLTLPSENLAEKKDVIEIKEQMNKLEQDNQRLKEVNDQLLKKLDSIHSAMTEIQKEQGKSIWKRMFTK